A stretch of Kyrpidia spormannii DNA encodes these proteins:
- a CDS encoding uberolysin/carnocyclin family circular bacteriocin — protein sequence MFDLMGFLGVGNWVAQQIVSLINQFGWAIITMSIITTILSGGSLSVWTASADYIVAVVLNYLKRNLWLQAIAW from the coding sequence GTGTTTGATCTGATGGGTTTTCTAGGTGTTGGCAATTGGGTTGCTCAACAGATTGTTTCGTTGATTAACCAGTTTGGTTGGGCGATTATCACGATGAGTATTATTACTACCATTCTATCCGGGGGTAGCCTATCGGTTTGGACGGCCTCAGCAGACTACATTGTTGCGGTCGTATTGAACTACCTCAAGAGGAATCTTTGGCTTCAAGCAATAGCGTGGTAG